A region from the Lolium perenne isolate Kyuss_39 chromosome 4, Kyuss_2.0, whole genome shotgun sequence genome encodes:
- the LOC127297193 gene encoding probable signal recognition particle 43 kDa protein, chloroplastic, with amino-acid sequence MEAVLRHPSLSRLKPPNPNAHRTSSISVTTPRRPRVPKRRLAAAAALFQDQNPRTAEASKGGDEEDDEGYGEVERIVSSRTVKSAVFAEDGSATTVTATEYLVEWKDGHEPTWIQAEAIAADVVAEYETPWWEAAKKADADALGALLADEALRRDPNAEDAQGRTAMHFAAGLGSEECLRALAEAGADVGHAERAGGGLTPLHIAAGYGRATGVRALLELGADAEVPDGKGRTPLELVQEVLAATPKGVPAAFERRQALEAAGKELEKAVYEWGEVEKVVDGRGEGKWREYLVEWRDGGDREWVKAPWVAEDLVKDFEDGLEYGVVEAIVDRRPAAGGEWEYLVKWVDIEEATWEPAENVDADLVQEFDRQQSETGGDAPPAETIAG; translated from the coding sequence ATGGAGGCCGTCCTACGACACCCGTCCCTTTCCCGCCTCAAACCCCCAAACCCCAACGCTCACAGAACCAGTTCCATCTCCGTCACCACCCCTCGCCGTCCTCGCGTCCCCAAgcgccgcctcgccgccgccgccgcgctgtTCCAGGACCAGAACCCAAGAACCGCGGAAGCAAGCAAAGGAGGCGATGAAGAAGACGACGAGGGGTACGGGGAGGTGGAGCGCATAGTCTCCAGCCGCACCGTCAAGAGCGCCGTGTTCGCGGAGGACGGctcggccaccaccgtcaccgccacggaGTACCTCGTGGAGTGGAAGGACGGGCACGAGCCGACCTGGATCCAGGCGGAGGCGATAGCGGCGGACGTGGTGGCGGAGTACGAGACGCCGTGGTGGGAGGCCGCCAAGAAGGCCGACGCGGACGCGCTGGGCGCGCTGCTGGCCGACGAGGCGCTGCGGCGGGACCCGAACGCGGAGGACGCGCAGGGGCGCACCGCGATGCACTTCGCGGCGGGGCTCGGGTCCGAGGAGTGCCTGCGCGCGCTTGCCGAGGCCGGCGCGGACGTGGGCCACGCGGAGCGCGCCGGCGGCGGGCTGACGCCGCTGCACATCGCGGCGGGGTACGGCCGCGCGACGGGCGTGCGCGCTCTGCTGGAGCTGGGCGCCGACGCGGAGGTCCCTGATGGGAAGGGCCGGACGCCGCTGGAGCTGGTCCAGGAGGTGCTGGCCGCGACGCCCAAGGGCGTCCCGGCGGCGTTCGAGCGGCGGCAGGCGCTGGAGGCGGCGGGGAAGGAGCTGGAGAAGGCCGTGTACGAGTGGGGCGAGGTGGAGAAGGTGGTGGACGGGCGCGGCGAGGGCAAGTGGAGGGAGTACCTGGTGGAGTGGCGCGACGGCGGCGACAGGGAGTGGGTGAAGGCGCCGTGGGTGGCGGAGGACCTTGTGAAGGACTTCGAGGACGGGCTGGAGTACGGCGTCGTCGAGGCCATCGTGGACAGAAGGCCGGCGGCGGGCGGCGAATGGGAGTACCTGGTCAAGTGGGTGGACATCGAGGAGGCGACGTGGGAGCCCGCGGAGAACGTGGACGCTGACCTCGTGCAGGAGTTTGATCGGCAGCAGTCGGAGACTGGTGGCGACGCGCCGCCGGCGGAGACGATTGCCGGGTGA